In Erpetoichthys calabaricus chromosome 2, fErpCal1.3, whole genome shotgun sequence, a genomic segment contains:
- the LOC114669596 gene encoding extracellular calcium-sensing receptor-like, with translation MVLLLFLFVPLFTEALIPVCNLWRKTELPVFSKNGDIIIGGIFSFHDSPLDPNLTYLAMPEVSKCKGLNFRELQFAQAMVFAIDEINNRTDILPDVILGYKIYDVCRDIHLTLRSTMALLSGDENNLLQDDSCIKLSIVPAIIGPSTSSPAVAISTTLGPFSIPVISHAASCSCLSNKKLFPYFFRTALSDYHQSVAMAQLAKYFGWTWVGAIRNDDDYGNYGMATFVEAAQTEGICVEYSEAIHRTYPREKILRVVDIIKLSSSKVIIAFLTVNVFEILLKELFLQNVTGYQWIGTESWISTKNAAMLQYYKIMNGAIGMSVSNAVIPGLKEFLLNVRPSSLPGNSGLNEYWEYIFKCTLNSKNNYSCTGHESLSEINNQYTDVSNIGYTYNSYKATYTVAYSLHNLLGCIVTENVKTCVNKSNNVPLQLAHYLKTINFTTKIGENFYFDKNGDPAAKGKTYDIVNWQLNKEGDVDFATVGAYYAFASKGHEFDMNYKNIVFAGTGNKVPKSVCSESCQPGTRKATQKGRPICCYDCIPCAEGEINNTTDSSDCLKCPVEYKPNKQKDECILKEIEYLSFQEIMGILLVTLSVLGALLTLYTFSLSSCKAI, from the exons ATGGTTCTCTTGCTTTTTCTGTTTGTGCCTCTCTTTACAGAAGCACTAATACCTGTTTGTAACCTGTGGAGAAAAACAGAGCTGCCCGTGTTTTCCAAGAATGGTGACATTATTATCGGAGGTATTTTTTCCTTTCACGATAGTCCACTAGATCCCAACCTCACATATTTAGCCATGCCTGAGGTATCAAAATGTAAAGG TCTCAATTTCAGGGAACTTCAGTTTGCTCAAGCCATGGTTTTTGCAATTgatgaaataaataacagaacGGATATATTGCCTGATGTCATTTTGGGCTATAAAATCTATGATGTATGCAGAGACATTCATTTGACACTGCGTTCAACAATGGCATTACTAAGTGGGGACGAAAACAATTTGCTCCAGGATGATTCTTGTATCAAGCTATCTATAGTGCCTGCCATTATAGGTCCTTCAACTTCATCACCTGCAGTAGCAATTTCCACAACTCTGGGGCCTTTCAGTATACCAGTG atcagtCATGCTGCCAGTTGCTCATGTCTCAGCAATAAAAAGCTCTTTCCTTATTTCTTCAGAACGGCCCTAAGTGATTACCACCAGAGTGTTGCCATGGCACAGCTTGCAAAGTATTTTGGTTGGACATGGGTAGGGGCAATAAGAAATGATGATGACTATGGAAACTATGGCATGGCCACATTTGTGGAAGCTGCACAGACAGAGGGTATTTGTGTTGAATATTCTGAGGCTATCCACAGAACATACCCGAGAGAAAAAATTCTCAGAGTGGTAGATATTATCAAACTCTCCTCATCAAAAGTCATTATAGCATTTTTGACAGTTAATGTATTTGAAATTCTGCTTAAGGAATTGTTCTTACAAAATGTCACCGGATATCAGTGGATTGGCACAGAGTCTTGGATTTCTACTAAAAATGCTGCCATGCTACAGTACTACAAAATTATGAATGGAGCAATCGGAATGTCAGTTAGTAATGCAGTCATACCAGGCTTGAAGGAGTTTTTGCTGAATGTTCGTCCATCTTCTCTCCCTGGAAACTCTGGCCTGAATGAGTATTgggaatatatttttaaatgtacactGAATTCAAAGAATAACTACTCCTGTACTGGTCATGAGTCATtaagtgaaataaataatcagtaTACAGATGTGTCAAATATTGGATATACTTATAATTCCTATAAAGCCACTTACACCGTAGCTTATTCATTACACAACTTGCTAGGATGCATTGTTACGGAAAATGTGAAGACATGTGTTAATAAATCAAATAATGTGCCATTGCAG CTAGCTCATTATCTGAAAACCATAAACTTTACAACAAAGATTGGAGAAAACTTCTATTTTGATAAAAATGGAGACCCTGCAGCAAAAGGCAAGACATATGACATAGTAAACTGGCAGCTGAATAAAGAGGGTGATGTTGATTTTGCAACAGTTGGTGCATACTATGCATTTGCCTCTAAAGGACATGAATTTGAtatgaattataaaaatattgttttcgcTGGCACAGGAAATAAG GTGCCAAAATCAGTTTGTAGTGAGAGCTGCCAGCCTGGAACTCGGAAAGCCACACAGAAAGGACGACCAATCTGCTGTTATGACTGCATACCGTGTGCTGAAGGAGAAATCAACAACACAACAG attcttcAGATTGCCTGAAGTGTCCTGTAGAAtacaaaccaaacaaacaaaaggaTGAATGTATCTTGAAAGAAATTGAATATTTATCATTTCAAGAAATTATGGGAATCCTGCTGGTCACTCTGTCAGTACTGGGAGCATTGCTAACACTTTATA ctttctctttgtcatcttgtaaagcaatttga